In Geminicoccaceae bacterium, a single window of DNA contains:
- the rnr gene encoding ribonuclease R has product MARGKGRATVPSPAELLELLHDRGARVSARDLARELGLSGDARAELKHRLRQLERPNARRAPSMIFCEVSEIDEDGEIWAESATLPGAAILIRSDRPGAAPTLGDRLLARPERQEDGLIVGHLFKLLPRAPREMVGQLEKTAHGLVLVPSRKDQKRELPVVPGEVEADSGDIVRVTLEHGRPLEPPRARIVERIGRADEPRAISMALAIELELPMEFSPQALDEAAAAEPVELEGRDDLRDVDLVTIDGADARDFDDAVWAAADNAADNPGGFRAIVAIADVAHYVRDGSALDHDARERGNSVYFPDRVIPMLPEALSNELCSLKPEVERACLACHMRFDAGGQLFDWHFSRALMRSRARLTYEQAQRARDGDPQAAPLSIIEPLYALYDKLAEARQRRGTIELDLPERVVDITPEGRIRGITARQRLPSHMLIEEMMIAANVAAARTLADRRVPCLYRVHDKPDAVKLENLAQYLENLGIGWSRNAHKPADFTRLLNRIEEPALREQVSSLVLRSQAQAIYSPENIGHFGLNLRRYAHFTSPIRRYSDLVVHRLLIEHLDLFGQESGRPYEFEDLKVLGEDVSGCERKAVDAERRAQARYVALYMEDRVGARFAGRVGSVQRFGLFVTLDDTGAEGLVPVSTLGDDMFVHDERHHALVGERHGEIFAMGDKVTVTLSEVDTNKGMLSFRIEEHRPGHVAEIARRAWKKGGSRLARRGHHRHRGSRPGGRHRRG; this is encoded by the coding sequence GTGGCCCGTGGCAAGGGACGCGCCACGGTGCCGTCGCCGGCCGAATTGCTGGAACTCCTGCACGATCGGGGCGCTCGGGTTTCGGCCCGCGATCTCGCCCGCGAACTGGGGCTGAGCGGAGATGCCAGGGCGGAACTGAAGCACAGGCTTCGCCAGCTTGAGCGTCCGAATGCCCGCAGGGCGCCATCGATGATCTTTTGCGAGGTCAGCGAAATCGATGAGGACGGTGAGATCTGGGCGGAGAGCGCGACTCTTCCAGGTGCCGCGATCCTCATTCGCTCCGACCGGCCCGGTGCGGCGCCGACTCTGGGCGACCGCCTGTTGGCAAGGCCCGAACGACAGGAAGACGGGCTCATTGTCGGGCATCTCTTCAAGCTGCTGCCGCGGGCCCCGCGCGAGATGGTGGGGCAGTTGGAAAAGACGGCGCACGGTCTTGTGTTGGTGCCTTCCCGCAAGGACCAGAAGCGGGAGCTTCCAGTCGTACCAGGCGAGGTCGAGGCTGACTCCGGTGATATCGTGCGGGTCACGCTGGAGCATGGCCGTCCTCTGGAACCGCCGCGTGCGCGGATCGTCGAGCGGATCGGCCGCGCCGATGAGCCGCGGGCCATTTCCATGGCGCTGGCCATCGAGCTCGAATTGCCGATGGAATTCTCGCCGCAGGCCCTTGATGAAGCGGCGGCGGCCGAACCCGTCGAACTCGAAGGTCGGGATGATCTGCGTGATGTCGATCTTGTCACCATCGATGGTGCGGATGCGCGCGATTTCGACGATGCGGTATGGGCAGCAGCGGATAATGCTGCGGACAATCCGGGTGGTTTTCGTGCCATAGTTGCCATTGCGGATGTGGCACACTATGTCCGCGATGGTTCGGCATTGGATCACGATGCGCGTGAGCGCGGAAATTCGGTCTACTTCCCGGACCGGGTCATTCCCATGCTGCCGGAAGCCCTGTCCAACGAGCTCTGCTCGCTCAAACCCGAGGTGGAGCGGGCCTGTCTGGCCTGTCACATGCGCTTCGATGCGGGCGGACAGCTGTTTGACTGGCATTTTTCTCGAGCGCTGATGCGCTCGCGCGCAAGGCTCACCTACGAGCAGGCGCAGCGCGCTCGCGATGGCGATCCTCAGGCAGCGCCGCTGTCCATCATCGAACCGCTCTACGCACTCTATGACAAGCTCGCGGAGGCTCGGCAGCGACGGGGCACCATTGAACTGGACCTGCCCGAGCGGGTTGTCGACATCACGCCGGAAGGCCGGATTCGTGGCATTACCGCCCGACAACGGTTGCCGAGCCATATGCTGATCGAGGAAATGATGATTGCCGCCAATGTTGCGGCGGCCCGTACGCTGGCCGATCGGCGCGTCCCCTGTCTCTACAGGGTCCATGACAAGCCCGATGCCGTCAAACTCGAAAATCTTGCGCAATACCTGGAGAATCTGGGTATCGGTTGGTCGCGCAACGCGCACAAACCTGCCGATTTCACGCGTCTCTTGAACCGGATCGAGGAACCGGCCTTGCGCGAGCAGGTCTCAAGCCTGGTTTTGCGCTCTCAGGCGCAGGCGATCTACAGTCCTGAAAATATCGGTCATTTCGGTCTCAATCTGCGGCGTTACGCCCATTTCACATCTCCGATCCGTCGATATTCGGATCTCGTTGTCCACCGTCTTCTCATCGAGCATCTCGACCTGTTTGGGCAGGAGTCGGGGAGGCCGTACGAATTCGAGGATCTCAAGGTACTCGGTGAAGATGTGTCGGGCTGCGAGCGCAAGGCGGTTGATGCCGAGCGCAGGGCACAGGCCCGCTATGTGGCACTCTATATGGAGGACCGGGTGGGCGCGCGCTTTGCGGGCCGGGTGGGAAGCGTCCAGCGTTTCGGCCTGTTCGTCACGCTGGACGACACCGGCGCGGAGGGACTGGTGCCGGTCTCGACGCTTGGGGACGACATGTTCGTGCATGACGAACGTCACCATGCGCTTGTCGGCGAGCGCCATGGCGAGATATTCGCCATGGGCGACAAGGTAACGGTGACGTTGAGCGAGGTTGATACCAACAAGGGGATGTTATCCTTTCGCATTGAGGAACATCGCCCGGGGCATGTCGCCGAAATCGCCCGACGCGCGTGGAAGAAAGGTGGCAGTCGATTGGCGCGTCGCGGTCATCATCGCCATCGTGGCAGCAGGCCGGGAGGCAGACACCGGCGCGGCTGA
- the topA gene encoding type I DNA topoisomerase yields MNVVVVESPTKAKTINKYLGDGYQVLSSYGHVRDLPEKDGSVVVDDDFRMIYETMADKKKRVDEIAKAVKGAERLYLATDPDREGEAISWHLLAALKDKKAINGVDVKRVVFHEVTKRAVLEAMGHPRDLDTDLIDAYQARRALDYLVGFTLSPVLWRKMPGSRSAGRVQSVALRLICERESEIEAFVSEEYWTIEALLRNGGGPFGARLVTLDGKKLDKFGLPDEAAAKKAVAAIEAASLMVRSVEKKQVARNPSPPFSTSTLQQEAARKLSFSTDRTMKTAQRLFEGVQLGGEIVGLITYMRTDSVQLSNDALQGTRRLIDSKFGQSYLPEKPRIFKTRTKNAQEAHEAIRPTDLFRAPQEISRYLDDDQKKLYDLIWKRTVASQMSAAIMNRVTVEIDGGDDRVGLRATGQTVAFDGFLKLYQEGRDDPTDDDDAEAILPDLAEGTALIQEKVTPTQHFTEPPPRFSEASLVKKLEELGIGRPSTYASIISVLQNRQYVRLEQRRFVPEDRGRMVNVFLSHFFDRYIQPAFTAELEDKLDGVAAGETDWKKVVREFWEPFDRDVGEVKERRTSELIDALNEALAIKLFPKREDGSNPRICPVCGEGALSLKLGRYGAFVGCANYPECRYTRKLGEGEKDAEQRAASERMLGVDPATEEEVWLKVGRFGPYLQSGTGKEANRSSLPPNLTPDEVTFEIALKLLALPREVGTHPETGKAITAGINRYGPFVAHDGKFVRLPEDEDVLAIGMNRAIAIIAEAPATRGRGAGASVLRELGEHPETGKPVQILKGRFGPYVKHEKVNASLRKGMEAEALTMDEAVELLAAKAGSAGPRKKAAAKKKPAATTKTAGKKAPAKKAAAKKAPAAKASAGKTAARKKVAPEPSDEDASSSTEA; encoded by the coding sequence ATGAATGTCGTCGTCGTCGAATCTCCGACCAAGGCCAAGACGATCAACAAGTATCTGGGCGATGGCTATCAGGTACTTTCGAGTTATGGTCATGTCCGGGATCTTCCCGAAAAGGATGGGTCCGTCGTGGTCGACGATGATTTCCGCATGATCTACGAGACCATGGCGGACAAGAAGAAGCGGGTCGACGAGATCGCGAAGGCAGTCAAGGGCGCCGAGCGGCTCTATCTGGCGACCGACCCCGATCGCGAAGGGGAAGCCATTTCATGGCACCTGCTGGCTGCCCTGAAGGACAAGAAGGCGATCAACGGCGTTGATGTCAAACGGGTCGTGTTCCATGAGGTGACCAAGCGGGCCGTGCTTGAAGCCATGGGACATCCGCGTGATCTCGATACTGACCTCATCGACGCCTATCAAGCCCGTCGTGCCCTGGATTACCTCGTCGGTTTCACACTTTCTCCGGTGTTGTGGCGCAAGATGCCGGGTTCGCGATCCGCTGGCCGGGTGCAGTCGGTAGCCCTAAGGTTGATCTGCGAGCGTGAGAGCGAGATCGAGGCATTTGTCAGCGAGGAATACTGGACGATCGAAGCACTGCTCAGGAATGGCGGCGGCCCGTTTGGTGCTCGGCTTGTCACGCTCGACGGCAAAAAACTCGACAAGTTCGGGCTGCCGGATGAAGCTGCGGCAAAAAAGGCCGTAGCGGCCATCGAGGCTGCCAGTCTCATGGTGCGCTCGGTGGAAAAGAAGCAGGTCGCGCGCAATCCGTCGCCACCGTTTTCCACCTCCACCCTGCAGCAGGAAGCCGCGCGCAAGCTCAGCTTTTCGACCGACCGGACGATGAAGACCGCACAGCGGTTGTTCGAAGGCGTGCAGCTCGGTGGAGAGATCGTGGGCCTCATCACCTACATGCGGACCGACAGCGTACAGCTTTCCAATGACGCGTTGCAGGGAACGCGGCGACTGATCGATTCGAAGTTCGGTCAGTCCTATCTTCCTGAAAAGCCACGTATCTTCAAGACCAGGACGAAGAATGCACAGGAAGCGCACGAGGCCATCCGCCCTACGGACCTGTTCCGCGCGCCACAGGAAATCTCCCGTTATCTGGATGACGACCAGAAGAAGTTGTACGATCTGATCTGGAAGCGCACGGTAGCCAGTCAGATGTCGGCAGCCATCATGAATCGTGTGACGGTCGAGATCGATGGTGGCGACGACCGCGTCGGATTGCGCGCTACCGGGCAAACTGTAGCCTTCGATGGCTTTTTGAAATTGTATCAGGAAGGTCGGGACGATCCGACTGATGATGACGATGCCGAGGCCATCCTGCCCGATCTGGCGGAAGGCACCGCGCTTATTCAGGAAAAGGTGACGCCTACCCAGCATTTCACCGAGCCGCCACCGCGTTTTTCGGAAGCGAGCCTGGTCAAGAAGCTCGAAGAGCTCGGCATCGGGCGGCCGTCGACCTATGCGTCGATCATTTCGGTCCTGCAGAACCGGCAGTATGTTCGTCTTGAGCAGCGGCGTTTCGTGCCCGAGGATCGGGGGCGCATGGTCAATGTATTCCTCAGCCATTTCTTCGACCGCTACATCCAGCCAGCCTTCACTGCCGAACTCGAGGACAAGCTCGACGGTGTCGCGGCTGGAGAGACGGACTGGAAGAAAGTGGTCCGGGAGTTCTGGGAGCCGTTTGATCGCGATGTCGGTGAAGTCAAGGAACGTCGTACCTCGGAACTGATCGACGCTCTCAACGAAGCGCTGGCGATCAAGCTGTTCCCGAAGCGGGAAGATGGCTCGAATCCCCGTATCTGCCCGGTATGTGGCGAAGGAGCGCTGAGTCTCAAGCTCGGGCGCTATGGTGCATTCGTCGGGTGCGCGAATTACCCTGAATGTCGCTATACGCGAAAGCTCGGTGAGGGCGAGAAGGACGCCGAACAGCGAGCGGCCAGCGAGCGCATGCTTGGCGTCGACCCGGCAACAGAGGAAGAGGTCTGGCTCAAGGTCGGCCGTTTCGGTCCCTATCTGCAAAGCGGTACGGGCAAGGAGGCCAACCGCTCATCCCTTCCACCCAACCTCACGCCGGACGAGGTCACATTCGAGATTGCCCTCAAGCTTCTGGCGCTGCCGCGCGAGGTGGGGACCCATCCCGAGACCGGCAAGGCGATTACCGCCGGGATCAACCGTTACGGCCCGTTTGTTGCCCATGACGGCAAGTTTGTGCGGTTGCCGGAAGATGAGGACGTACTTGCAATCGGCATGAACCGCGCCATAGCCATAATTGCCGAGGCACCGGCGACGCGCGGGCGAGGTGCTGGTGCGTCGGTGCTCAGGGAATTGGGCGAACATCCAGAGACTGGCAAGCCTGTCCAGATCCTCAAGGGGCGCTTCGGGCCCTACGTGAAGCATGAAAAGGTCAATGCCAGCCTGCGCAAGGGTATGGAAGCGGAAGCGCTGACCATGGATGAGGCGGTCGAGTTGCTCGCTGCCAAGGCTGGAAGTGCCGGCCCAAGGAAAAAGGCTGCCGCCAAGAAGAAGCCTGCAGCAACAACGAAGACGGCGGGAAAGAAGGCGCCGGCGAAGAAGGCTGCCGCCAAGAAGGCACCTGCCGCGAAGGCGTCGGCCGGTAAGACTGCTGCAAGGAAGAAGGTTGCGCCCGAACCGTCGGACGAAGACGCATCTTCCTCGACGGAAGCCTGA
- the dprA gene encoding DNA-protecting protein DprA — translation MNDQTVDEFPVDLKLNWLRLARTRGVGPRMVDRLLQRHGTVTRILARGLADLPSPPCSLSTARCEMEAIEALGGRLVIRGEGLYPAALAVIDDAPLAFTALGRVELFETPSLAVIGARNASGNGRYFAEHIAAAASHHGLTIASGLARGIDTAAHRGGLQGAGSTIAVLGCGVDIAYPPENAGLLAEIAERGVVISERPMGAPPHASQFPRRNRIIAGLSWGVLVVEAAERSGSLMTARMALEQGREVMAVPGSPADPRHRGTNGLIKQGAAMVETLEDVLELRPAPMRPTRTMPAHTPPAACSTSDQMCKPVGSSCEIQLESVIDLLGPEPLAVDELIRQCQGNVAEVQDALLTLELEGRLIRHAGNRVSLEMG, via the coding sequence ATGAACGACCAGACTGTCGATGAATTTCCGGTCGACCTGAAACTGAACTGGCTGAGACTGGCGCGAACGCGTGGTGTCGGTCCGCGAATGGTCGACAGGTTGCTGCAGCGTCATGGTACGGTGACGAGGATACTGGCGCGGGGATTGGCGGATCTTCCGTCCCCTCCCTGTTCGCTCAGTACGGCACGATGTGAAATGGAGGCCATCGAAGCCTTGGGTGGGCGCCTCGTCATACGTGGGGAAGGGCTCTATCCGGCAGCGCTCGCGGTCATTGACGATGCACCATTGGCCTTCACCGCGCTTGGACGGGTGGAACTGTTCGAAACCCCGTCGCTGGCTGTGATCGGAGCGCGCAATGCCAGTGGCAACGGCCGATATTTCGCCGAGCACATTGCAGCTGCCGCGTCACACCATGGCCTCACCATCGCTTCGGGTCTCGCCCGCGGCATCGACACGGCCGCGCATCGTGGTGGCCTGCAGGGCGCGGGCTCGACGATTGCCGTGCTCGGTTGCGGCGTGGACATCGCCTACCCACCAGAAAATGCCGGATTGTTGGCCGAGATTGCCGAGCGGGGTGTCGTCATCAGCGAGCGACCGATGGGCGCGCCGCCGCATGCCAGTCAGTTTCCCCGCCGTAATCGGATTATCGCCGGTCTGTCATGGGGCGTGCTGGTGGTCGAGGCCGCCGAGCGGTCGGGTTCGCTCATGACGGCACGCATGGCGCTTGAACAGGGCAGGGAGGTGATGGCCGTGCCGGGGTCTCCGGCCGACCCGCGACATCGTGGCACCAATGGTCTCATCAAGCAGGGGGCGGCCATGGTCGAAACGCTTGAAGATGTGCTCGAATTGCGTCCGGCACCGATGCGCCCGACCCGCACCATGCCGGCTCACACCCCGCCAGCCGCTTGTTCCACGTCGGATCAAATGTGTAAACCGGTAGGCTCATCGTGTGAAATCCAGTTGGAATCCGTCATCGATCTCCTCGGTCCGGAGCCACTCGCGGTTGACGAACTCATTCGCCAATGCCAAGGAAATGTCGCGGAAGTTCAGGATGCCTTGCTCACGCTCGAGCTGGAGGGCCGTCTGATCCGCCATGCCGGGAACCGCGTCTCGCTTGAAATGGGTTGA
- the purS gene encoding phosphoribosylformylglycinamidine synthase subunit PurS, translating into MKAIVSISLRSGVLDPEANAIAGALGRLGFDKVRSVRRVRQIELDLEISDRTVAEAEVKSMCDRLLANPVIEAYRIEMIG; encoded by the coding sequence ATGAAAGCCATCGTTTCGATCAGCTTGAGATCTGGTGTGCTGGATCCCGAAGCCAACGCGATCGCGGGGGCGCTTGGCAGGCTCGGCTTCGACAAGGTTCGTTCGGTGCGTCGCGTGCGCCAGATTGAGCTGGATCTAGAAATCTCCGACAGGACCGTCGCCGAGGCAGAGGTGAAGTCCATGTGTGACCGTCTTCTGGCCAATCCGGTAATTGAAGCCTATCGGATCGAGATGATCGGCTAG
- a CDS encoding phosphoribosylaminoimidazolesuccinocarboxamide synthase codes for MARRRQLYEGKAKVLFEGPEPGTLIQYFKDDATAFNNKKRAVITGKGVLNNRISEHLMLRLHEVGIPTHFVRRLNMREQLIREVEIIPIEVVVRNISAGSLCKRLGIEEGQRLPRAIVEYYYKSDELGDPLVSEEHITAFGWASFQEIDEILSMSLRINDFLSGIFIGIGLKLVDFKLEFGRLWEDEEVRLILADEISPDNCRLWDVETNERLDKDRFRRDLGNVQEGYQEIARRLGILPEAGPRDLKGPETMQ; via the coding sequence ATGGCCCGGCGAAGGCAGCTTTACGAGGGAAAGGCGAAAGTCCTTTTTGAAGGCCCGGAACCCGGGACTCTCATCCAGTACTTCAAGGATGACGCTACCGCTTTCAACAACAAGAAGCGGGCGGTCATTACCGGCAAGGGCGTGCTGAACAACCGCATCTCCGAACATCTCATGCTTCGGCTGCATGAGGTAGGCATACCCACACATTTTGTCCGTCGGCTCAACATGCGCGAGCAACTCATTCGCGAAGTGGAGATTATCCCCATCGAAGTCGTGGTGCGCAACATCTCGGCAGGGTCGCTGTGCAAGCGGCTTGGCATCGAGGAAGGCCAACGGCTGCCGCGTGCGATCGTCGAATATTACTACAAGTCTGACGAACTGGGCGATCCGCTGGTCAGTGAGGAACACATCACCGCATTCGGCTGGGCCAGCTTTCAGGAGATCGACGAGATCTTGAGCATGAGCCTGCGGATCAACGATTTTCTCTCCGGTATCTTTATCGGGATCGGCCTCAAGCTGGTCGATTTCAAGCTGGAGTTCGGCCGATTGTGGGAGGATGAAGAAGTTCGTCTCATCCTTGCCGATGAGATAAGCCCGGACAATTGCCGACTTTGGGATGTCGAGACCAATGAGCGGCTGGACAAGGACCGGTTCCGCCGGGACCTCGGCAACGTGCAGGAAGGTTACCAGGAAATCGCGCGGCGACTGGGGATTTTGCCCGAGGCCGGCCCGCGTGATCTCAAGGGGCCGGAGACCATGCAGTAG
- a CDS encoding 2-hydroxyacid dehydrogenase, with protein sequence MTVEIAAVSGFTPAIIEEMRKTFTVHCVWDQKDKVEAVRSLGGRIRGIASGGMVGLSKEMMDVLPNLEICAINGVGLETTDLVTARERGIVVATAPVLFEDVADLAVLLAMSACRRLPVADRFVRQGEWANGQFALQRKFSGKRMGIMGLGRIGIQLARRLEGFSDQIAYFDPMPKEDVPYRLSSSALELARESDILFMAAAGGPAGSGDKPISRQVLEALGPQGVFVNVARGWLVDEPAIVELLGNGGLGAAGLDVFEAEPSVPEALLTMDNVVLTPHVASSTVETRQAMGQCVVDNLKSWFEGKGALTAVS encoded by the coding sequence ATGACCGTCGAGATTGCTGCTGTCAGCGGGTTCACGCCTGCGATCATTGAAGAAATGCGTAAGACATTCACCGTTCACTGCGTATGGGATCAAAAAGACAAGGTCGAGGCCGTCCGCTCGCTGGGCGGCCGGATACGCGGGATTGCATCAGGCGGAATGGTCGGCCTGTCGAAGGAAATGATGGATGTCCTGCCCAATCTTGAGATTTGCGCGATCAACGGCGTCGGGCTCGAAACCACGGATCTCGTGACAGCCCGCGAGCGCGGTATCGTGGTCGCGACAGCGCCCGTGCTTTTCGAGGATGTGGCCGATCTGGCCGTGCTGCTCGCCATGTCCGCCTGCCGGCGCCTTCCCGTCGCCGATCGTTTCGTCCGTCAGGGCGAATGGGCGAACGGTCAGTTTGCACTGCAACGCAAATTTTCCGGCAAAAGAATGGGAATCATGGGCCTCGGCCGGATCGGGATCCAGCTTGCCAGGAGGCTTGAGGGTTTCAGCGATCAGATCGCCTATTTCGACCCGATGCCCAAGGAGGACGTACCCTACCGCCTGTCGTCGAGTGCCCTGGAGCTTGCCCGCGAAAGCGACATCCTCTTCATGGCTGCCGCCGGCGGTCCGGCCGGAAGTGGCGACAAGCCGATCAGTCGCCAGGTTCTTGAAGCTCTCGGGCCGCAGGGTGTATTCGTCAACGTGGCCCGAGGCTGGCTCGTGGATGAGCCGGCCATCGTGGAATTGCTTGGCAATGGCGGGTTGGGCGCGGCGGGGCTCGACGTGTTCGAGGCCGAGCCGTCGGTTCCCGAAGCACTTCTCACGATGGACAATGTCGTTCTCACCCCCCATGTGGCTTCGTCGACTGTCGAAACGCGGCAGGCCATGGGGCAGTGCGTGGTCGACAACCTCAAAAGCTGGTTCGAGGGCAAGGGTGCCCTCACGGCGGTAAGCTGA
- a CDS encoding homocysteine S-methyltransferase family protein, whose amino-acid sequence MGYGRIKARLDAGRTIILDGGTGTELEKRGAPMNEAAWCGLVAIEQPELLESVHADYIEAGADVITANTFASSRLMLEVAGAADRVQEIATAAIETAKRARDQSGREIAIAGSLSHMVPVASGTDNILGDGPDTATMQVAFEELAEALVTGGAELIILEMMYFPERMKLAIDAALATGLPVWCGLSARSDSDGRLLSFSRQKEIPFADVIASLPETDFDAVGVMHTHLNDIAPALRMLDGRGPLMAYPDSGYFAMPNWQFVDIATPEGLVAHARNWQNLGTLVFGGCCGIGVEHIRALSALRND is encoded by the coding sequence ATGGGATACGGGCGCATCAAGGCGCGACTGGATGCCGGTCGCACCATCATCCTGGATGGCGGGACCGGCACCGAACTGGAAAAGCGCGGGGCTCCGATGAACGAGGCCGCATGGTGCGGTCTCGTCGCCATCGAGCAGCCGGAATTGCTGGAATCGGTGCATGCCGACTACATCGAGGCCGGTGCGGACGTAATCACTGCCAATACCTTCGCCTCGTCGAGACTGATGCTGGAAGTGGCAGGTGCGGCTGATCGTGTCCAGGAAATCGCCACCGCAGCCATCGAAACGGCGAAACGGGCACGCGACCAGTCCGGCCGGGAAATTGCCATTGCCGGTTCGCTGTCGCACATGGTTCCGGTGGCGTCCGGCACCGACAACATTCTCGGCGACGGACCCGACACGGCAACAATGCAGGTGGCCTTCGAGGAACTTGCGGAAGCTCTCGTAACGGGCGGTGCCGAACTTATCATTCTTGAAATGATGTACTTCCCCGAGCGGATGAAACTGGCCATTGATGCTGCACTTGCCACGGGATTGCCGGTCTGGTGCGGCCTGAGCGCACGAAGTGATAGCGATGGCCGGTTACTCAGTTTCAGCCGACAGAAGGAAATCCCCTTTGCGGACGTGATCGCTTCGCTCCCGGAAACGGATTTCGACGCCGTTGGCGTGATGCACACGCACCTGAACGATATCGCACCTGCACTGCGGATGCTCGACGGACGGGGACCGCTGATGGCCTATCCCGATTCGGGTTATTTTGCGATGCCGAACTGGCAGTTCGTCGATATTGCCACGCCGGAAGGCCTTGTCGCGCATGCCAGGAATTGGCAAAATCTGGGAACACTGGTGTTTGGCGGCTGTTGCGGCATAGGGGTCGAACACATTCGGGCACTATCCGCCTTGCGCAATGACTGA